Proteins encoded by one window of Vitis vinifera cultivar Pinot Noir 40024 chromosome 10, ASM3070453v1:
- the LOC100855045 gene encoding uncharacterized protein LOC100855045: MTISSPTTPMGFLPSPPRTTTPPPSPENTSSRYRVMASFCLREPAPNANVSNWIECYNPCDNTWTYVNPVPGLADNQVLKGFAMVSLGDSIFIIGGRLFRKDRARGEEFIEVDVEVLSTVLRYNVTTTQWSKCTPLGTPRYDFACTVCENKIYVAGGKSTLESARGISLAEAFDPALNVWTPLPNMSTLRYKCVGVTWQGKILVVGGFADRLDSDRTVPYALERSSAELFDPSSGRWDLMVGMWQLDVPPNQIVVVDGNLFSSGDCLKAWKGHIEAYDMNLNIWNIVDGSQLQTLCSPLYLTVAPLGTLLYFLAGYRRGAGGSSNFISMVHVFDSLADEDAWRDLEPIQEVGDKELCSHGCVVQLSK; this comes from the coding sequence ATGACCATCTCCTCCCCCACCACTCCAATGGGTTTCCTCCCCTCCCCACCGCGGACCACCACCCCACCGCCATCCCCGGAAAACACCTCCTCCAGGTATCGGGTCATGGCCTCGTTTTGCCTGAGAGAGCCAGCACCAAATGCGAATGTGTCCAATTGGATAGAGTGTTACAATCCATGTGACAACACTTGGACTTACGTTAACCCAGTTCCTGGACTCGCTGACAACCAAGTCTTGAAAGGCTTCGCCATGGTTTCTCTAGGTGACTCCATTTTCATAATTGGCGGCCGCCTCTTCCGCAAGGACAGGGCACGGGGTGAGGAGTTTATTGAGGTGGACGTGGAGGTTCTTTCAACAGTTTTGCGTTACAATGTGACTACTACCCAATGGTCAAAATGCACACCACTCGGCACCCCACGGTATGACTTTGCATGCACGGTTTGTGAAAATAAAATCTACGTGGCAGGGGGCAAATCCACCCTGGAAAGCGCACGTGGGATATCCTTAGCTGAGGCGTTTGACCCCGCCCTCAATGTGTGGACACCTCTCCCTAACATGAGCACCCTAAGGTATAAATGTGTAGGCGTGACATGGCAAGGGAAGATCCTAGTGGTTGGAGGATTTGCTGACAGGTTGGACTCGGACCGAACCGTGCCCTACGCGTTGGAGCGCAGTTCAGCTGAGTTGTTCGACCCGAGCAGTGGAAGATGGGACCTGATGGTAGGGATGTGGCAGCTGGACGTACCACCTAATCAAATTGTAGTGGTGGATGGAAATTTGTTTAGCTCGGGGGATTGCCTCAAGGCTTGGAAAGGTCACATTGAGGCATATGATATGAACCTCAACATATGGAACATAGTGGATGGATCACAGCTGCAAACCCTCTGCTCCCCACTTTACCTCACAGTGGCACCACTTGGAACCCTTCTATATTTCTTGGCAGGCTATAGAAGGGGAGCCGGGGGCTCATCCAACTTCATATCCATGGTCCATGTCTTCGACTCTTTGGCTGATGAAGATGCCTGGAGGGACTTGGAGCCTATTCAAGAGGTTGGCGACAAAGAGCTTTGCAGCCATGGTTGTGTTGTTCAACTTTCTAAGTAA